From the genome of Phalacrocorax aristotelis chromosome 15, bGulAri2.1, whole genome shotgun sequence, one region includes:
- the CAMKK2 gene encoding calcium/calmodulin-dependent protein kinase kinase 2 isoform X2, with the protein MPSCVPSTSPAPWPLCCDGGCGCRVPGAPWDPLALSPRCRGMASLIVVTEYDATGSASEEEMNTPSSEGFGDGREPRAKLHLSGRKLSLQERSQPARSPGNGDGANERFIYPSLPYSPVTSPHSSPRLPRRPTVESNRVSITGLQDCVQLNQYKLKDEIGKGSYGVVKLAYNEDDNTYYAMKVLSKKKLMRQAGFPRRPPPRGAKTASEGCVQPKGPIEQVYQEIAILKKLDHPNVVKLVEVLDDPSEDHLYMVFELVKQGPVMEIPTLKPLSEDQARFYFQDLIKGIEYLHYQKIIHRDIKPSNLLVGEDGHVKIADFGVSNEFKGADALLTNTVGTPAFMAPETLSETRKIFSGKALDVWAMGITLYCFVFGQCPFMDERILSLHNKIKTQTLEFPDQPEVTDFLKDLIARMLDKNPESRISVPEIKLHPWVTKNGVELLPTEDENCTLVEVTEEEVENSVKHIPSLATVILVKTMIRKRSFGNPFEGSRREERSLSAPGNLLPKQGSEDNLKCNDLPDVGEEELLS; encoded by the exons ATGCCATCATGCGTCCCCAGCACCTCGCCTGCCCCATGGCCCCTCTGCTGTGACGGAGGCTGTGGCTGCCGAGTGCCTGGGGCGCCGTGGGACCCCCTGGCGCTGAGCCCCCGCTGCCGCGGCATGGCCTCGCTCATCGTGGTGACCGAATACGACGCAACGGGGAGTGCGAGCGAGGAGGAGATGAACACGCCCAGCAGTGAGGGTTTTGGGGACGGCCGGGAGCCGAGGGCGAAGCTGCACCTCTCTGGCCGAAAGCTCTCCCTGCAGGAGCGGTCGCAGCCTGCCCGCTCGCCCGGGAATGGCGACGGCGCTAACGAACGCTTCATCTACCCATCCCTCCCTTACTCTCCGGTGACATCTCCGCACTCCTCCCCACGGCTGCCGCGGCGGCCAACAGTGGAGTCAAACCGCGTGTCCATCACAGGACTACAG GACTGTGTGCAGCTCAACCAGTACAAGCTGAAGGATGAAATTGGGAAG GGCTCCTACGGGGTGGTGAAGCTGGCCTACAACGAGGACGATAACACCTACTAT GCAATGAAGGTTCTCTCCAAAAAGAAGCTGATGAGACAGGCAGGCTTCCCCC GTCGTCCGCCACCCCGTGGGGCCAAAACTGCCTCTGAGGGCTGCGTGCAGCCCAAAGGGCCCATCGAACAGGTCTACCAGGAGATCGCCATCCTGAAGAAGCTGGACCACCCCAATGTGGTGAAGCTGGTGGAG GTCCTGGATGACCCCAGTGAGGACCACCTGTACATGG tgtttgaaCTGGTGAAGCAAGG CCCCGTGATGGAAATCCCAACTCTGAAACCTCTCAGTGAGGATCAGGCTCGGTTCTACTTCCAGGATCTGATCAAGGGCATTGAATACT TGCACTATCAAAAGATAATCCACCGGGATATTAAACCTTCCAACCTCCTTGTGGGGGAAGACGGGCACGTCAAGATAGCCGACTTTGGAGTGAGCAATGAGTTCAAGGGAGCTGATGCCCTCTTAACCAACACAGTGGGGACCCCCGCCTTCATGGCTCCAGAAACACTCTCAGAAACCAGGAAAATCTTCTCTGGAAAG GCTTTGGATGTCTGGGCCATGGGGATCACACTGTACTGCTTCGTGTTTGGGCAG TGCCCTTTTATGGATGAAAGGATCCTGAGTTTACACAATAAAATCAAGACCCAAACATTGGAGTTCCCAGACCA gcCAGAAGTTACAGATTTCTTGAAGGATTTGATTGCACGGATGCTGGACAAAAATCCCGAGTCTAGGATTTCAGTCCCAGAAATCAAG TTGCACCCTTGGGTCACCAAGAATGGAGTGGAGCTGCTGCCCACAGAGGATGAGAACTGCACCCTTGTCGAGGTGacggaggaggaggtggagaattCGGTCAAGCACATCCCCAGCCTGGCCACTGTG ATCTTGGTTAAAACGATGATCCGGAAGCGATCCTTTGGGAACCCTTTTGAGggaagcaggagggaggagcGGTCGTTGTCTGCCCCCGGGAACCTGCTGCC GAAACAAGGCAGTGAAGATAACCTGAAATGCAATGACTTGCCTGACGTTGGAGAGGAGGAACTTCTTTCGTGA
- the CAMKK2 gene encoding calcium/calmodulin-dependent protein kinase kinase 2 isoform X3, which yields MPSCVPSTSPAPWPLCCDGGCGCRVPGAPWDPLALSPRCRGMASLIVVTEYDATGSASEEEMNTPSSEGFGDGREPRAKLHLSGRKLSLQERSQPARSPGNGDGANERFIYPSLPYSPVTSPHSSPRLPRRPTVESNRVSITGLQDCVQLNQYKLKDEIGKGSYGVVKLAYNEDDNTYYAMKVLSKKKLMRQAGFPRRPPPRGAKTASEGCVQPKGPIEQVYQEIAILKKLDHPNVVKLVEVLDDPSEDHLYMVFELVKQGPVMEIPTLKPLSEDQARFYFQDLIKGIEYLHYQKIIHRDIKPSNLLVGEDGHVKIADFGVSNEFKGADALLTNTVGTPAFMAPETLSETRKIFSGKALDVWAMGITLYCFVFGQCPFMDERILSLHNKIKTQTLEFPDQPEVTDFLKDLIARMLDKNPESRISVPEIKESTVQQPFAGDFWSSTPAGAWKG from the exons ATGCCATCATGCGTCCCCAGCACCTCGCCTGCCCCATGGCCCCTCTGCTGTGACGGAGGCTGTGGCTGCCGAGTGCCTGGGGCGCCGTGGGACCCCCTGGCGCTGAGCCCCCGCTGCCGCGGCATGGCCTCGCTCATCGTGGTGACCGAATACGACGCAACGGGGAGTGCGAGCGAGGAGGAGATGAACACGCCCAGCAGTGAGGGTTTTGGGGACGGCCGGGAGCCGAGGGCGAAGCTGCACCTCTCTGGCCGAAAGCTCTCCCTGCAGGAGCGGTCGCAGCCTGCCCGCTCGCCCGGGAATGGCGACGGCGCTAACGAACGCTTCATCTACCCATCCCTCCCTTACTCTCCGGTGACATCTCCGCACTCCTCCCCACGGCTGCCGCGGCGGCCAACAGTGGAGTCAAACCGCGTGTCCATCACAGGACTACAG GACTGTGTGCAGCTCAACCAGTACAAGCTGAAGGATGAAATTGGGAAG GGCTCCTACGGGGTGGTGAAGCTGGCCTACAACGAGGACGATAACACCTACTAT GCAATGAAGGTTCTCTCCAAAAAGAAGCTGATGAGACAGGCAGGCTTCCCCC GTCGTCCGCCACCCCGTGGGGCCAAAACTGCCTCTGAGGGCTGCGTGCAGCCCAAAGGGCCCATCGAACAGGTCTACCAGGAGATCGCCATCCTGAAGAAGCTGGACCACCCCAATGTGGTGAAGCTGGTGGAG GTCCTGGATGACCCCAGTGAGGACCACCTGTACATGG tgtttgaaCTGGTGAAGCAAGG CCCCGTGATGGAAATCCCAACTCTGAAACCTCTCAGTGAGGATCAGGCTCGGTTCTACTTCCAGGATCTGATCAAGGGCATTGAATACT TGCACTATCAAAAGATAATCCACCGGGATATTAAACCTTCCAACCTCCTTGTGGGGGAAGACGGGCACGTCAAGATAGCCGACTTTGGAGTGAGCAATGAGTTCAAGGGAGCTGATGCCCTCTTAACCAACACAGTGGGGACCCCCGCCTTCATGGCTCCAGAAACACTCTCAGAAACCAGGAAAATCTTCTCTGGAAAG GCTTTGGATGTCTGGGCCATGGGGATCACACTGTACTGCTTCGTGTTTGGGCAG TGCCCTTTTATGGATGAAAGGATCCTGAGTTTACACAATAAAATCAAGACCCAAACATTGGAGTTCCCAGACCA gcCAGAAGTTACAGATTTCTTGAAGGATTTGATTGCACGGATGCTGGACAAAAATCCCGAGTCTAGGATTTCAGTCCCAGAAATCAAG GAAAGTACTGTGCAACAGCCTTTCGCAGGAGATTTCTGGTCCTCCACCCCTGCGGGAGCCTGGAAGGGGTGA
- the CAMKK2 gene encoding calcium/calmodulin-dependent protein kinase kinase 2 isoform X1: MPSCVPSTSPAPWPLCCDGGCGCRVPGAPWDPLALSPRCRGMASLIVVTEYDATGSASEEEMNTPSSEGFGDGREPRAKLHLSGRKLSLQERSQPARSPGNGDGANERFIYPSLPYSPVTSPHSSPRLPRRPTVESNRVSITGLQDCVQLNQYKLKDEIGKGSYGVVKLAYNEDDNTYYAMKVLSKKKLMRQAGFPRRPPPRGAKTASEGCVQPKGPIEQVYQEIAILKKLDHPNVVKLVEVLDDPSEDHLYMVFELVKQGPVMEIPTLKPLSEDQARFYFQDLIKGIEYLHYQKIIHRDIKPSNLLVGEDGHVKIADFGVSNEFKGADALLTNTVGTPAFMAPETLSETRKIFSGKALDVWAMGITLYCFVFGQCPFMDERILSLHNKIKTQTLEFPDQPEVTDFLKDLIARMLDKNPESRISVPEIKLHPWVTKNGVELLPTEDENCTLVEVTEEEVENSVKHIPSLATVILVKTMIRKRSFGNPFEGSRREERSLSAPGNLLPRKQGSEDNLKCNDLPDVGEEELLS, encoded by the exons ATGCCATCATGCGTCCCCAGCACCTCGCCTGCCCCATGGCCCCTCTGCTGTGACGGAGGCTGTGGCTGCCGAGTGCCTGGGGCGCCGTGGGACCCCCTGGCGCTGAGCCCCCGCTGCCGCGGCATGGCCTCGCTCATCGTGGTGACCGAATACGACGCAACGGGGAGTGCGAGCGAGGAGGAGATGAACACGCCCAGCAGTGAGGGTTTTGGGGACGGCCGGGAGCCGAGGGCGAAGCTGCACCTCTCTGGCCGAAAGCTCTCCCTGCAGGAGCGGTCGCAGCCTGCCCGCTCGCCCGGGAATGGCGACGGCGCTAACGAACGCTTCATCTACCCATCCCTCCCTTACTCTCCGGTGACATCTCCGCACTCCTCCCCACGGCTGCCGCGGCGGCCAACAGTGGAGTCAAACCGCGTGTCCATCACAGGACTACAG GACTGTGTGCAGCTCAACCAGTACAAGCTGAAGGATGAAATTGGGAAG GGCTCCTACGGGGTGGTGAAGCTGGCCTACAACGAGGACGATAACACCTACTAT GCAATGAAGGTTCTCTCCAAAAAGAAGCTGATGAGACAGGCAGGCTTCCCCC GTCGTCCGCCACCCCGTGGGGCCAAAACTGCCTCTGAGGGCTGCGTGCAGCCCAAAGGGCCCATCGAACAGGTCTACCAGGAGATCGCCATCCTGAAGAAGCTGGACCACCCCAATGTGGTGAAGCTGGTGGAG GTCCTGGATGACCCCAGTGAGGACCACCTGTACATGG tgtttgaaCTGGTGAAGCAAGG CCCCGTGATGGAAATCCCAACTCTGAAACCTCTCAGTGAGGATCAGGCTCGGTTCTACTTCCAGGATCTGATCAAGGGCATTGAATACT TGCACTATCAAAAGATAATCCACCGGGATATTAAACCTTCCAACCTCCTTGTGGGGGAAGACGGGCACGTCAAGATAGCCGACTTTGGAGTGAGCAATGAGTTCAAGGGAGCTGATGCCCTCTTAACCAACACAGTGGGGACCCCCGCCTTCATGGCTCCAGAAACACTCTCAGAAACCAGGAAAATCTTCTCTGGAAAG GCTTTGGATGTCTGGGCCATGGGGATCACACTGTACTGCTTCGTGTTTGGGCAG TGCCCTTTTATGGATGAAAGGATCCTGAGTTTACACAATAAAATCAAGACCCAAACATTGGAGTTCCCAGACCA gcCAGAAGTTACAGATTTCTTGAAGGATTTGATTGCACGGATGCTGGACAAAAATCCCGAGTCTAGGATTTCAGTCCCAGAAATCAAG TTGCACCCTTGGGTCACCAAGAATGGAGTGGAGCTGCTGCCCACAGAGGATGAGAACTGCACCCTTGTCGAGGTGacggaggaggaggtggagaattCGGTCAAGCACATCCCCAGCCTGGCCACTGTG ATCTTGGTTAAAACGATGATCCGGAAGCGATCCTTTGGGAACCCTTTTGAGggaagcaggagggaggagcGGTCGTTGTCTGCCCCCGGGAACCTGCTGCC cagGAAACAAGGCAGTGAAGATAACCTGAAATGCAATGACTTGCCTGACGTTGGAGAGGAGGAACTTCTTTCGTGA
- the ANAPC5 gene encoding anaphase-promoting complex subunit 5, whose amino-acid sequence MASVHESLYFNPMMTNGVVHANVFGIKDWVTPYKMALLVLLSELGRAGAQLGLLERRRLNRLLLPLLQGPDMPLSRLRKAIEESCPHLASSVHIRLKLMAEGELKDMEQFFDDLSDSFTGTEPEVHKTSVVGLFLRHMILAYNKLSFSQVYKLYTALQQYFQNDEKKNGIDENDMELTNTEELEGKMEKEELDVPLREEEISCSGPLSQKQAEYFLSQQASLLKNDETKALTPSSLQKELNNLLKFNPDFAEAHYLSYLNSLRVQDVFSSTHSLLHYFDRLILTGAESKSNGDEGYGRSLRYAALNLAALHCRFGHYQQAELALQEAIRIAQESNDHVCLQHCLSWLYILEQKIFDSCVLLEHSVNKSLHFGLPYLASLGIQSLVQQRAFAGKAANKLMDALKDSDLLHWKHSLSELIDISIAQKTAIWRLYGRSTMALQQAQTLLSMNSLEAVNVGVQQNNTESFAVVLCHLAELHAEQGYFAAASEILKHLKERFPPNSQHAQLWMLFDQKIQFERAMNDGRYHIADSLVAGITALNSIEGVYRKAIVLKAQNQMSEAHKLLQKLLIHCQKIKNTEMVISVLLSIAELYWRSSCHTIALPVLLQALALSREYSLQYLASETLLNLAFSQLILGIPEQALNILHMAIEPVLAHGAVLDKGCAMFLVAKCQVASAASYTPEKKIEALESAILNLNEAKTYFAKVDCKEQLRDVLYFQARLFHTLGKTQERNKCAMLFRQLHQELPAHGVPLINAFK is encoded by the exons ATGGCGAGCGTGCACGAGAGCCTCTACTTCAACCCGATGATGACGAACGGCGTGGTGCATGCCAACGTCTTCGGCATCAAGGACTGGGTCACCCCATACAAGATGGCGTTGCTGGTGCTCCTGAGCGAGCTGGGCCGCGCGGGCGCGCAGCTCGGCCTGCTGGAGCGGCGGCGGCTCAaccggctgctgctgccgctgctgcag GGCCCTGACATGCCGCTGTCGCGACTGCGCAAGGCCATCGAGGAGTCCTGCCCGCACCTGGCCAGCTCCGTGCACATCAG GTTAAAACTCATGGCAGAAGGAGAATTGAAAGATATGGAACAGTTTTTTGATGACCTTTCAGATTCATTTACAGGGACAGAGCCAGAAGTTCATAAAACAAGTGTAGTAG gtCTGTTTCTCCGCCATATGATCTTGGCATACAATAAGCTTTCTTTTAGCCAGGTCTATAAACTTTACACTGCACTTCAGCAGTACTTTCaaaatgatgagaaaaaaaatggaattgaTGAAAATGATATGGAACTGACAAATACAGAGGAACTGGAggggaaaatggagaaagaagaacTTGATGTGCCTTTAAG GGAAGAAGAGATATCTTGCAGTGGACCTCTTTCCCAGAAACAAGcagagtattttctttctcagcag GCTTCCTTATTGAAGAATGATGAAACAAAGGCTCTTACTCCATCATCTTTACAAAAAGAATTGAACAACTTGTTAAAATTTAATCCAGACTTTGCTGAAGCA CATTATTTAAGCTACTTAAATAGTCTCAGAGTGCAAGATGTCTTCAGTTCAACGCACAGCCTCCTTCATTATTTTGACCGTTTAATTCTCACtggagcagaaagcaaaagcaatggGGATGAAGGTTATGGCCGGAGTCTGAGATACGCGGCTCTCAATCTAGCTGCACTGCACTGTCGGTTCGGCCATTA CCAACAGGCTGAACTTGCACTTCAGGAAGCCATCCGAATTGCACAGGAGTCTAATGACCATGTTTGCTTGCAGCACTGCCTG aGCTGGTTGTACATCTTGGAGCAGAAGATATTTGATAGCTGTGTTCTGCTGGAGCACTCTGTAAACAAATCTTTACATTTTGGTTTGCCG taCCTTGCTTCCCTGGGAATACAGTCCTTGGTTCAGCAAAGAGCTTTTGCAGGAAAGGCTGCCAACAAACTAATGGATGCCTTAAAAGATTCTGATCTGTTGCACTGGAAACACAGTTTGTCAGAGCTTATTGATATTAGTATAGCACAGAAGACTGCCATTTGGAGATTATATGGCCGcag CACCATGGCACTTCAACAAGCCCAAACATTGCTGAGCATGAACAGTCTGGAGGCTGTGAACGTGGGCGTTCAGCAGAATAACACAGAGTCCTTTGCTGTAGTATTGTGTCACCTGGCTGAGCTACATGCAGAGCAG GGATACTttgcagctgcttctgaaatactgaaacacCTAAAGGAAAGATTCCCTCCCAATAGTCAGCATGCACAG CTTTGGATGCTGTTTGatcagaaaatacagtttgagAGAGCCATGAATGATGGCAGATATCATATAGCAGATTCTCTTGTAGCAGGAATTACAGCACTTAATAGCATTGAAGGCGTGTACAG AAAAGCCATTGTATTGAAAGCCCAAAATCAAATGTCAGAGGCACACAAACTTTTGCAGAAATTGTTGATCCACTGCCAGAAAATCAAGAACACCGAGATGGTGATTAG CGTACTGCTGTCAATAGCAGAGCTCTACTGGAGATCTTCATGTCATACCATAGCGttgcctgtcctgctgcaggCTCTTGCCCTCTCTCGAGAATATAGCCTACAGTACTTGGCTTCTGAAACTCTGCTGAACTTGGCTTTCTCCCAG CTGATCCTTGGCATTCCTGAACAAGCCCTGAATATTCTGCACATGGCCATAGAACCTGTCTTGGCCCACGGAGCTGTCCTGGACAAAGGCTGTGCCATGTTCTTGGTGGCCAAATGTCAGGTGGCTTCTGCAGCTTCCTACACGCCAGAAAAGAAGATTGAAG CATTGGAATCTGCTATCTTGAATCTAAATGAAGCCAAGACTTACTTCGCCAAAGTGGACTGCAAGGAGCAGCTCAGGGACGTTCTCTACTTCCAAGCCCGGCTGTTCCACACCCTCGGCAAGACCCAGGAAAGGAACAAATGTGCCATGTTGTTCCGTCAGTTGCACCAGGAACTGCCGGCACATGGAGTCCCCTTAATCAATGCCTTCAAGTGA